One genomic segment of Vibrio penaeicida includes these proteins:
- a CDS encoding M6 family metalloprotease domain-containing protein, translating into MRIFKRSALASLLGLCSFASFATVMPSPQVHQITLPDGSSMDVRLKGTKEFHWYESSGGHALIQQDSKWHFAQLNQTSDKLVSAGEIFSSTATPPTVSIIEPATAFKMQVKAQKAAVPQSGNLSTMQSNYAESIPQKVQRNQAANGIVEQSLLVVQVSFADVAMTHDFTDLVFSTTQQSVKDYFRKNSSDNYEVVPANEIDGTVNDGVIDITLAQDHPSCINQCWDAFAPVFEEIYSKLDPLVNFADFDKDLDGKITPSELSVMFVFAGYDRTGGPENPAIWPHKWNHSPITVDNVQINSYCLFADYQGDHQSTLGVIVHELGHLMLALPDLYPDKNNPDKGSIGYWGVMSGGSWAMKPGDQYPGQTPSNMLAWTKKAAGFVEPRVLNSSGQQEIQTTNDSAVIYVDPYLKEKGSRVYLENRQAQDYDAGIPGEGLLVTSVNINNEARKVGPMQVQILQADGLDELGVGSRADNGDVFPGSKNKRSLSDTTTPSLSSFVGINSDIAFTSISSNSNRASFDLRMVDEPNKYAWATSFQRAYLQLSYTGVNYAAFAINPRDSLSVLDGLHIYTRPTGIQDTQYKLWLFPYQPADNVLSVTPEEGQLLSQGYIPESNRIMLENSVSLPVGKSTLLLELTDGFVEIERKFFETYINYSEVESWWSSDALFKDNHQLFAMNPMFQFSFGALLRSDTSSVLTATNDAFSVDEDTGVAYYLRENDVVDFSQQIEGVEIVTPPTHGYAYTQSTVANYIPNTNFHGNDSFTYRLKTTEGLTSNIATVDVTVNPVNDVPTAVISARSAIISAGQSITISGTESSDVETSNLKYLWSTSEDYLLFGEHSSQLTVRIPHLSESKRLDVTLTVTDEAGAQSTDTVTFNIQASNKVPVTQDDAVTVTFGDKVVIKPLDNDTDADGDTLSLTVTSLPKRGSTSIQGNEITYTASGTSGAAQWVETFTYKASDGKGGSATGEITVTVQPKVTITTTPPSTSSSGGSVSLFGMLALLVMGASRTVRTRRKD; encoded by the coding sequence ATGAGAATATTTAAACGTAGTGCCCTTGCTAGCTTGCTGGGGCTGTGTTCATTTGCGTCTTTCGCGACGGTAATGCCCTCTCCTCAAGTTCATCAGATCACCCTTCCTGATGGGAGCTCGATGGATGTAAGGTTGAAGGGGACGAAAGAATTTCACTGGTATGAATCGTCCGGTGGTCATGCTTTAATTCAGCAAGACAGTAAATGGCACTTTGCTCAGCTCAATCAAACAAGTGATAAGCTTGTCTCGGCGGGCGAAATATTCTCTTCTACAGCAACACCACCTACCGTATCCATCATCGAACCCGCTACCGCGTTTAAAATGCAGGTGAAAGCTCAAAAAGCAGCTGTACCTCAAAGCGGCAACTTAAGCACTATGCAATCAAATTATGCTGAATCAATACCTCAAAAGGTTCAGCGCAACCAAGCTGCAAACGGCATAGTTGAACAATCATTGCTTGTGGTTCAAGTTTCTTTCGCTGATGTCGCCATGACTCACGACTTTACCGATCTAGTGTTTTCAACAACGCAGCAAAGCGTGAAAGATTACTTTCGCAAAAACTCTTCGGATAATTACGAGGTGGTTCCAGCTAATGAGATAGATGGCACTGTGAATGATGGTGTGATCGATATTACTCTTGCTCAAGATCACCCAAGTTGTATCAATCAATGTTGGGATGCGTTTGCACCCGTCTTTGAAGAAATTTACAGTAAACTCGATCCACTGGTCAATTTCGCGGATTTTGACAAAGATCTAGACGGAAAAATCACCCCTTCCGAACTTTCAGTCATGTTTGTGTTTGCAGGGTACGACCGAACTGGCGGACCAGAAAACCCAGCTATTTGGCCACATAAGTGGAACCATAGCCCAATTACAGTGGATAACGTGCAAATCAATTCGTATTGCTTGTTTGCCGATTATCAAGGTGACCATCAGTCGACGTTAGGGGTGATTGTTCATGAGCTTGGACACTTAATGCTTGCGTTACCTGATTTGTACCCAGATAAAAACAACCCAGATAAAGGCTCTATTGGGTATTGGGGGGTAATGAGTGGCGGCTCTTGGGCGATGAAGCCTGGCGACCAATATCCTGGTCAAACACCTTCGAACATGTTGGCATGGACGAAAAAAGCCGCAGGGTTTGTCGAACCAAGAGTTTTGAACTCGTCTGGTCAGCAGGAAATACAAACAACGAACGACTCCGCTGTTATTTACGTTGACCCTTACCTAAAAGAAAAAGGCAGCCGCGTCTACCTAGAAAACAGACAAGCCCAAGATTACGATGCGGGTATTCCTGGTGAAGGCTTGCTTGTTACATCAGTTAATATCAATAACGAAGCGCGTAAAGTTGGACCAATGCAGGTTCAGATTTTGCAGGCTGATGGGCTCGATGAACTCGGTGTTGGCTCGAGAGCAGATAACGGTGACGTCTTCCCTGGTAGCAAAAACAAACGTAGCTTGTCGGATACCACAACTCCATCTCTATCCAGTTTTGTCGGGATAAACTCTGACATTGCGTTTACTAGCATCTCAAGCAATTCAAATAGAGCAAGTTTTGACTTGCGCATGGTCGACGAGCCAAACAAATACGCTTGGGCAACCTCTTTCCAGCGCGCTTACTTGCAGCTTTCTTATACTGGTGTTAATTATGCAGCCTTTGCCATTAATCCACGAGACTCGTTAAGTGTTTTGGATGGCCTGCATATCTATACTCGACCTACGGGTATTCAAGACACTCAATATAAACTCTGGTTATTCCCCTACCAACCTGCTGACAATGTTCTCTCAGTTACTCCAGAAGAAGGTCAACTTCTGTCCCAAGGATACATTCCTGAGAGCAATAGAATTATGCTAGAAAACAGCGTTTCACTACCCGTTGGGAAAAGCACACTACTATTGGAACTCACCGACGGTTTCGTAGAAATCGAACGGAAATTCTTCGAAACCTATATTAATTACAGCGAAGTGGAGTCTTGGTGGTCAAGTGACGCACTCTTTAAAGATAATCACCAACTCTTCGCTATGAACCCAATGTTTCAGTTTAGCTTTGGCGCACTGTTGCGCTCCGACACAAGCTCGGTGCTCACAGCGACAAACGATGCGTTCTCTGTAGACGAGGATACAGGGGTGGCTTACTACTTGCGAGAAAACGACGTTGTTGATTTCTCTCAGCAAATAGAGGGGGTTGAAATTGTCACACCTCCGACTCACGGATACGCTTATACTCAATCAACTGTTGCTAACTACATACCAAACACCAACTTCCATGGTAACGACTCATTTACCTATCGATTGAAGACAACGGAAGGGTTGACGTCAAACATTGCCACTGTTGATGTCACAGTAAACCCGGTAAATGACGTGCCTACGGCGGTTATTTCAGCTCGTTCAGCTATCATCTCTGCAGGTCAATCTATCACAATATCTGGTACTGAAAGTTCCGACGTTGAAACATCAAATCTAAAATACCTTTGGAGTACGTCCGAAGATTATCTATTATTTGGTGAACACTCTTCTCAACTAACAGTTCGTATACCGCATTTAAGTGAAAGTAAAAGATTAGATGTGACGCTTACCGTTACCGATGAAGCAGGGGCTCAATCGACGGATACGGTTACTTTTAACATTCAAGCAAGTAATAAAGTTCCGGTGACTCAAGACGATGCTGTTACCGTTACATTCGGCGATAAAGTCGTTATTAAACCACTTGATAACGACACCGATGCCGATGGCGATACGCTAAGCTTAACGGTTACATCACTTCCTAAACGAGGCAGTACGTCAATTCAAGGTAATGAGATCACGTATACGGCATCTGGTACTTCTGGCGCAGCGCAATGGGTGGAAACGTTCACCTATAAAGCGTCTGATGGCAAAGGCGGGTCCGCAACGGGTGAGATTACTGTGACTGTACAACCCAAAGTTACAATTACGACTACTCCTCCATCCACCTCGTCATCTGGTGGTTCTGTGAGTTTATTTGGCATGTTGGCTCTATTGGTGATGGGTGCCTCTAGAACAGTACGTACACGTCGCAAAGATTAA